TCAACAAGGCCAACATTCCTAAAGATACACCATTGTCCAAGCACTTGTCCAAAAGGTTGATGATCAAGAAGCATAATAGATCAATgtttgatgaagaagaagaagcggtgGAGAGTGATGCGGATGACGAAGACTTTGAGATTGTCCCCCACACTCGTACTAGCAAGCATATAGAGAGTTGGATAAAGGCCATGAGCCGCAAATGAAGCAAATCTTTTGCATCCAACAAGATTTTGAGAAGAAGATGTATACTGCCCATGTTGAGTCAAAAGGCCATTTGTCGCCAATTGGACATCCCTTATCCTAGTGGTAGTGAGGAGATTGTTACTCCTTTCAAGAAATGGAAGTCCAAGCACACCTCTACATGGATTGAAGAGATGGATCAAGAGGAGAGCCCCTCCGAAGacccaagaacaagaagaggaagacaATGTCaccaatgatgatgatgacattGAAGATGATGAAAATGATGAGTGATCCCTTGTGTTGTGCTTGCTCCTTGGGACGTTCTTCCGTTTTTGGTGTctttgatgccaaagggggagagagTTAGTTAGGAGTAGGAGTAGAACGGGGATTTGCAAGGTTTTATCAAACTTTTTATTGCATGAGAACTAAGTTTGTGAACTTTATGTGTGTGAAATGCCCTTTGTGGCATTTGTTATCTATTTGTGAGACATGTTGAACTTTATGCATGATAGTAATAGCTAGCCACATTATGACTTGCTCTATGCATTGTGGTTATCCTTTATATATCTTGTCTCACCAATCTTGTGTGGagatttgtttatttgtgcCTTTATAGATTTGCTCCATCACAAGATCTCATTGCAAAGATAAGCTCCTTGTGTGATTCATTCTTACTTATGTGCCTCTAGCAGGTATGGTCTTTATCTCTTTTAAATGAATCATTCATATCTTAAGGAAGTGTTAATTGGAATATCTTTGATCCTTTGCAATTGAATGTTAGCTTATAAAATCTAGGGGGGGCGTTTTTCCTCGCATGTATATGCACTTTGCATTTCAAAAGCAAAATCAAAATAGTGCATATAGTTAGGGGGAGCCCGTCTATATTTTATTAGCTTGTGCTAAAGCTTTATTCTCATATCTTATTTGCAAATCGTTGTGTTGTCATCAAGCACCAAAAAGGGGGAtattgaaagggcatttcgatccctaatgagttttggtgttaatgacaacataactTGTGAACTAATCGTGCGCCaagtgttttcagattttataacttgtggactaatcgtgcgccaagtgttttcagattttataaCTTGTGGGCTAATCGTGCACCaagtgttttcagattttataaTTAGTGTTGTGACACGATTCATCGCcctaaaaaaggaaagaagagtaTAAGGATTTACGGCTTTTTACTTCATTGAGTCGTAagaaaatccgtactataaagagagAGTCCATTTGGGAACGCTTtgtgtgaatcaacttcacgtacacaaatctactaaattgcacccacataaagtcTAAACCCAGTTTTGAGTTGGGAGTTGTTGTTATCCTGCTAAGGCTGTCAGACTTTTTCAGAGTTAGCCGGTATTACCGCCTAAATAGCCGGAGGTTCCGGTGGGCGAAAGTTCTGCCTTGGTACTGGTCAGGTACTGaaacgctactggaatccTACTGCGTATAGCGGTAGGAGACCGGTAGCAGGGCGGAAGTTCTCCGGTCCTCTACCGCCTTGGTACTGGTGTTACTGAAATGTGTCTTAACGGTTGGATTTCGATGAGGTATAAAAGGGGCTTCGTCCCCCAACGGGTTTCTTAGCCCGAGCACACCCAGTTCATCCCTGTTCTCTCACTCAAGAACACCAAGAGTTTCAAATCttgagatctctctccctagtgcatcccccaagccaatattttgaggaagggttgagaagagctcgatctagggtttcaccaaatcaaaagttgattcccctcgttttccttggtggattttgttactcttgggattttgggatccctagccggaaggtgtctcttcaagcactctaatcttgtgaggaggtgtttgaggaTTCGGAAAGGAGTCTCCAATTTAGTTGTGAATTcatgcccttctccttgtttgtaaaggttcggcgttcgccttcaaggaagtCATTAGTAGAACTCACCTCGCCTTTGTgatgttgtgagagctcatcccacctttgtggtgtggtgagttggagaatagagtgagccttcgtggcgtctctcCATTTGTtatagagcactcctccaaacggagacgtacaccgatcccaataggtggaactccggtgaaatcttcgtctttccgtgtggtatcatactTGCCCCTTAGttacttgttttacttcattgtCTATACTTTGCTTCAGTAGTGTTTCGGTTATTGCACTTtatactagggttgcattcctTTTAGAGAATCTAGTGAACTCTAgaattaagtgtttgtatctttcacgTAAAGATAattaaaaagtaaaatttgttagttgCCTATTCATCCCCCcactctagtcgaccataccgatctttcaattggtatcagagcctcgtcTCTTAATTAGAGCTTTACCGCTCTTCAGAGTATGGCCAATGATGATGTGGAACCCACCATGAAACCCCAAGAAACCGAGGTGATAGATGATAATGCTCCACTAACTTTTAAATccatcaaattgcttttggaTCAACTTCAACCCTAACGACTAGTACAACAAGAGAGCTTcaagctccaagcccaaaGGTCAAAAATCTCGTAAATGCTATAATTATGGTAATGATGACCATTTCGTTACAGATTGTATCTATGAGAGGAAAATATAGCCAtaccaaagaaaaaagaaaatatagcCATACCAAAGAAAATATTGCAAAAATAATTTGACAAGCTAAATTTTGCTGAGATTTGATTGGTTGATTGTTCACATTGGGCATTGGACATGAACTCGCTACTGAATACGCCTTCGGGTCCTGCCTTCCCCGTCTGGCCCTCCAATTCAACCCAGGCCGCTCGCGCGGGAAAGCCCCCAAACCCACCGCAGCGCGCGCCAaaatgccgccgccgccgcggctagACTTCCCGGCGTTCCCGTTCACGCCGTACCCGATCCAGTCGGAGTTCATGTCCTTCCTCTATGCCGCTCTGTCCTCCGGCCCCcgcgccctcgctctcctcgagagCCCCACCGGTAAGCTCTCCCCCACCTTTCCCTCGTCCTCACCTGCCCCCCCTCTCAAAACCCTAACTTCAATGTCGCCGCAGGCACCGGAAAGACCCTCAGCATCATCTGCAGCGCGCTTCAGTGGCTCGTCGACCACCGCGAAGCCGCTGGGCGGGGCCACCCCGATCAGGAAAATGGCTCTGCCACCGTtgccggcggtggcgcaggcgacgacgacgagcccgACTGGATGCGGGATTTCACCCCGCTGCTGCCGAAACCAGAGAATAGAAAGAAGACAAAGCCTCACCCCGCGAGGAGGCAGGAACCAAGGAACGCAAAGGATTCTGAGAAATCCGAAGGAATTGGGGGCAACGACAGCGAGGAGGAATTTTTGCTGGTCGAATACGATAGTGATGACGAAGAGGGCACAAGGCGGCAGTCCGGGAAGCGGGCGCATTGTGGTGGTGGTAGTAGTAGTGAGAGTGAGGATGACGAGGGTGAAGAGGATGAGGCCGAGGTGACACCCAAGGTGTACTTCACTAGCCGCACACATTCGCAGTTATCACAGTTTGTTGGGGAGCTGAAGAAGACACAGTTCTCAGCGAAGCTCAGGATGGTATGCTTGGGATCCCGGATGAACTTGTGCATTAACAATGGTGAGTGGATTAGTTTGTTACCACTATTCTTTTACTTTAGGGTGGCGCGCGGGAATTGGGATGAGTTGATCTGGCATACATTTGCTTGCAGATGTTCGGAAGCTGGGGAGCGCGAATCGGATCAATGAGAGGTGCTTGGAATTGCAGAAGAATAAGAAGAGCAGCAAAATTAAGGTCTGCTAATTAGgtccattttttgttttaaccCAAATTTAGTTGTTTCTTTCGCGTTTATAGCCTGGCATGCTTACATGATTGATAGGTATGATTGGTATTACTATTATCTACTGATCGTAATTTCTTCAGAAGCTCTAATGGAACCATGTTTTTGTTGATTCTCAGTGGAAATATACTCTAGACATGCACTGATGTACTTCCATCCAATGTGCTAGTAATCATCTTTTGTCTTATGTTGCCCATATGCTGTTTGCACAGGAATCAAGTGGTTGGTTATCATATTACAAATTTTGGGTGCTTTAAAACCAATGCTTCATTTGTGAACTACTAATTACTTGAGCGGCGATGAATATTCAGGTTGATGGTGATAACCAAAAGGCGAGACAAGCAAAGATATCTTGTCAGTGTCCAATGTTAAGAAAGAGAAGTCTTCAGAAAGAATTCAGGAGTGAAGTGTCAGCGAATGGTGCATTGGACATTGAGGATTTGGCACAAATAGGGAAGAAGATTGGAACATGTCCGTACTACGGTGTGCGTGACATGGTCCCCGCAGCTGATCTTGTAGTACTTCCTTACCAGTCTTTGTTGCTGAAGTCTGCTAGAGAATCACTTGGCCTTAATCTGAAGAACAGTGTTATCATCATAGATGAGGCTCACAACTTAGCAGACTCCCTCACTAGCATGTACAACTCGAAGGTCACATGCCCTCAGGTTACACTTCCTGATAATTGAACTGTTCCTCACAGTATGGCAGCATCATTTTTATTCTCAGTTATAGATGTTTACATCTATTAAAAACTGCCTTTTGGTGCATTTCGTTCCACgagcatagttttttttataccGTTCCATCCTTTCTATTAATTTCAGAATTATTCCTACTGCATAACTGGATTCTAGCTTCATAAGTTAATTTCCTTTAAAACATCAATAGTGTTATCGAAGATTCAAACACTGTAAGGAGGTTTGCCATTTAATGGACCTAACGTAAAGGAGTTTTCTGGTAGAGGTTTTGCCTGTGCTCACATGTTTCATTGTGGCAAGGTATTAAAAATAACATTCTGCGGTCCATGTGCTTGTAGAAAATTTCCTTCTGAAAGCAAATTCGATTCGCTAATGAACTGTGTTTGTTCCCTTCCAAGTGTAGAAATGAACTTCATTGTCTGATTATCGTTTTCCTTTTGCATTGCTAGTTGAGGGCAGCTCTTTCGCACCTAGAGGCATACCTCGATAGATTTCAAAATGTTTTGGGAGCTGGAAATCGACGTTACATCCAGACCTTGATCGTTTTAACACGGTCGTTCCAGCGAGTTCTGATGAGTGGTGAAGATGGTTCCTGCGCTGTGACCTCTGTCACTGTAAACAATTTCTTATTCTCCCTTGATATTGATAACATAAACATAGTAAAACTTTGTCAGTATCTGAAGGAAAGCAATATAATCCATAAGGTGAACTATTTCCTCCCCTACATGTCTGTTCAGTCTTGTTGTGTCTAGATCCATTTACTATTTATTTGCAGGTTAGTGGATACGCCAACAAGTTGATTATTACTCAAGATGGTGCAAGCAATTTGAATCATCAGCAGCAACATGATGAAGGAAGCACTATATCAAGCTTTCAGGCAGTGGCTAACTTTTTACGCTCCTTACTGAATAGCAATGTGGATGGAAGAATTATAGTTGCACGACAGAAGCCCGGTGGACAACCTGAAGATGCATATCTTAAATTTATTATGCTTTGTCCAGAGAAAATATTTTCAGAGGTACTGTAACCTTTCTCTGTATGTTGCTTGGAAATAGCAGATGTCATATTTCACGAAAGTATTTATATATCTTTTCTATCGCAGGTTACAGAAGATGCACATGCAGTTGTTATGGCTGGTGGAACCCTGCAGCCTATTGAAGAAACAAGGTTGCGCTTGTTTCCAAGCTTATCGACTAGTGATGTAAAATTCTTCTCATGCAACCATATTGTTCCAGCGGAGAGTATTCTGCCCATAGCTGTTACTCGTGGACCGTCAGGCATGGAATTTGATTTCAGCTTCGGTTCAAGGCGGTCCCCTGCCATGGTTTGTATACCTCAAGTCATTTCTCCTTTGCGTTTGCTAGTCTAGTATATACTAAGAATTAAATGTAATGAGTTTATCTTGCAGTCGACTGCTTTTTCATTAATATATAAATATGACCGCACAGATATTTTGAACAAAAGAATCAGcactctctttgcagctttaAATCAATGGGGCTCTCTTTGCTTTGTAACCTTCGCTATTTTAGAACTTGCTCCAAAAGACATGCCTATCCTGGGTTATCCTGTCGTATTTTATTTGAATATAAATTTTAGACTTCTAAATGAGTTGCATGTATTGATGGATGCAAAAATGTCACCAATGGCCAAGTT
The Brachypodium distachyon strain Bd21 chromosome 2, Brachypodium_distachyon_v3.0, whole genome shotgun sequence genome window above contains:
- the LOC100828584 gene encoding ATP-dependent DNA helicase DDX11 isoform X2 gives rise to the protein MPPPPRLDFPAFPFTPYPIQSEFMSFLYAALSSGPRALALLESPTGTGKTLSIICSALQWLVDHREAAGRGHPDQENGSATVAGGGAGDDDEPDWMRDFTPLLPKPENRKKTKPHPARRQEPRNAKDSEKSEGIGGNDSEEEFLLVEYDSDDEEGTRRQSGKRAHCGGGSSSESEDDEGEEDEAEVTPKVYFTSRTHSQLSQFVGELKKTQFSAKLRMVCLGSRMNLCINNDVRKLGSANRINERCLELQKNKKSSKIKVDGDNQKARQAKISCQCPMLRKRSLQKEFRSEVSANGALDIEDLAQIGKKIGTCPYYGVRDMVPAADLVVLPYQSLLLKSARESLGLNLKNSVIIIDEAHNLADSLTSMYNSKVTCPQVSGYANKLIITQDGASNLNHQQQHDEGSTISSFQAVANFLRSLLNSNVDGRIIVARQKPGGQPEDAYLKFIMLCPEKIFSEVTEDAHAVVMAGGTLQPIEETRLRLFPSLSTSDVKFFSCNHIVPAESILPIAVTRGPSGMEFDFSFGSRRSPAMIEELGRFLCNIVTIVPDGVVMFFTSYEYEKQVYDAWTASGTISKISKKKCVFREPKNSVNVEGILNKYKEAIQSCSEHSQGTGVNGALLLAVVGGKISEGINFSDGMGRCVLMVGLPYPSPDDVELMETIKHIGNHSSSSTVGDNNSLSSQYDHECTVEPGFDTLRRCGKSGREHYENLCMKAVNQSIGRAIRHVNDYAAMLLVDSRYSSTSSSRSLSCPAEKLPQWIKRRLTCGKNYGEVHRLLLQFFKINKQMH
- the LOC100828584 gene encoding ATP-dependent DNA helicase DDX11 isoform X1 — protein: MPPPPRLDFPAFPFTPYPIQSEFMSFLYAALSSGPRALALLESPTGTGKTLSIICSALQWLVDHREAAGRGHPDQENGSATVAGGGAGDDDEPDWMRDFTPLLPKPENRKKTKPHPARRQEPRNAKDSEKSEGIGGNDSEEEFLLVEYDSDDEEGTRRQSGKRAHCGGGSSSESEDDEGEEDEAEVTPKVYFTSRTHSQLSQFVGELKKTQFSAKLRMVCLGSRMNLCINNDVRKLGSANRINERCLELQKNKKSSKIKVDGDNQKARQAKISCQCPMLRKRSLQKEFRSEVSANGALDIEDLAQIGKKIGTCPYYGVRDMVPAADLVVLPYQSLLLKSARESLGLNLKNSVIIIDEAHNLADSLTSMYNSKVTCPQLRAALSHLEAYLDRFQNVLGAGNRRYIQTLIVLTRSFQRVLMSGEDGSCAVTSVTVNNFLFSLDIDNINIVKLCQYLKESNIIHKVSGYANKLIITQDGASNLNHQQQHDEGSTISSFQAVANFLRSLLNSNVDGRIIVARQKPGGQPEDAYLKFIMLCPEKIFSEVTEDAHAVVMAGGTLQPIEETRLRLFPSLSTSDVKFFSCNHIVPAESILPIAVTRGPSGMEFDFSFGSRRSPAMIEELGRFLCNIVTIVPDGVVMFFTSYEYEKQVYDAWTASGTISKISKKKCVFREPKNSVNVEGILNKYKEAIQSCSEHSQGTGVNGALLLAVVGGKISEGINFSDGMGRCVLMVGLPYPSPDDVELMETIKHIGNHSSSSTVGDNNSLSSQYDHECTVEPGFDTLRRCGKSGREHYENLCMKAVNQSIGRAIRHVNDYAAMLLVDSRYSSTSSSRSLSCPAEKLPQWIKRRLTCGKNYGEVHRLLLQFFKINKQMH